One part of the Bdellovibrio bacteriovorus genome encodes these proteins:
- a CDS encoding iron-regulated protein frpA: protein MNKVTKLSKIVLCGALVEAVVGCSQPVRFAPSVLEQSSLTDNVFGQTPVIPEVEEPKVDPFNPYKHMSDISQGDDSMTPNIAADEGLNGKAVSNCERQRADGSDRYEEERLAALAAAKADTSLIPVRFSVSAGSAEDAIAQWSHERSILRKESNGVTPFYVGAAKKDSAADACKWSTNCNKAAVKTNHFHYIADHQQARREFIAGEKCFFSTVRAIASVDDVGAVTVFAEGAAAPADVLAVQNHSLRNLYYGESYEDIVDSGSPRLFKKLGDGTPNIVSLYVADLRENVVDKSGKTVSILTPEFIKLSKGLTRGDEVRLTFKEIFSLRTLWTEREFVTNVLSSQRTSKAGTLSAYEGVPQLIQWLVHSGVEGTAMSTKYTPLVLDLGVKNVRTSSLEGGSFFNLANIQAPVTHMTAWLGGNLVVRESTNSVNKTHFSREIDDGFLVVPNADGSITSSQNLFGSQMKVSVNGEEKTFANGFETLAALAAKDCQSEDPKKHYLGPWDGELYSQKIKVWVDKNRNAVADAGEVISLADAKVAAINACHVVYANEKDKYGNSTELRSPFLMFKQGESDLAEEELLTRLATGKDKDGQDVEFRLMVDIFFKAKPGVILENIDTTGLPAVGGAQLAQIVQ from the coding sequence GTGAATAAAGTAACTAAACTTTCAAAAATTGTTCTGTGTGGAGCGCTTGTTGAGGCTGTCGTAGGTTGCAGCCAACCTGTACGTTTTGCCCCCTCAGTCCTTGAACAAAGCTCATTGACGGACAACGTTTTCGGTCAGACGCCGGTGATCCCGGAAGTTGAAGAACCTAAAGTCGATCCGTTCAATCCATATAAACACATGTCTGACATCAGTCAGGGTGACGATTCCATGACACCCAACATTGCCGCTGACGAAGGCTTGAACGGTAAAGCCGTTTCAAACTGCGAGCGTCAACGTGCTGACGGCAGTGACCGTTATGAAGAAGAACGCCTGGCAGCCCTGGCGGCGGCAAAAGCGGACACTTCTTTGATTCCCGTGCGCTTTTCCGTGTCTGCCGGCAGCGCCGAAGACGCGATTGCCCAGTGGTCCCACGAAAGATCCATTCTGCGTAAAGAATCCAATGGTGTGACACCGTTCTATGTGGGCGCGGCTAAAAAAGACAGCGCTGCGGATGCCTGCAAATGGTCCACGAACTGCAACAAAGCAGCGGTAAAAACCAATCACTTCCACTATATCGCTGACCACCAGCAAGCCCGCCGTGAATTCATCGCGGGTGAAAAATGCTTCTTCAGCACCGTGCGCGCGATTGCCAGTGTTGATGACGTGGGTGCCGTGACTGTCTTTGCAGAAGGCGCCGCCGCTCCAGCAGACGTACTGGCCGTGCAAAACCATTCCCTGCGTAACTTGTACTATGGTGAATCCTATGAAGACATCGTTGATTCCGGCAGTCCCCGTCTGTTTAAAAAACTAGGCGATGGAACTCCGAACATCGTGTCCCTTTATGTTGCCGACCTTCGTGAAAACGTCGTCGATAAATCCGGCAAGACCGTCAGCATTCTGACGCCGGAGTTTATTAAATTGAGTAAAGGCCTGACCCGCGGTGATGAAGTCCGTTTGACCTTCAAAGAAATCTTCTCTTTGAGAACCCTTTGGACCGAGCGTGAATTCGTGACCAATGTGCTGTCCTCGCAGCGCACTTCCAAAGCCGGCACCCTGTCAGCTTACGAAGGTGTGCCACAGCTGATCCAGTGGCTGGTTCATTCCGGTGTCGAAGGCACGGCGATGAGCACCAAGTACACTCCGCTGGTTCTGGATTTGGGTGTAAAAAACGTTCGCACTTCCAGCCTTGAGGGCGGAAGCTTCTTCAACCTTGCTAACATCCAGGCGCCGGTGACTCACATGACGGCATGGTTGGGTGGTAACCTGGTTGTGCGCGAGTCCACAAACAGCGTGAACAAAACCCACTTCAGTCGTGAAATTGATGACGGCTTCCTGGTGGTTCCGAATGCGGATGGCAGCATCACAAGTTCTCAGAACCTGTTTGGTTCTCAGATGAAGGTGTCTGTGAACGGTGAAGAAAAAACTTTTGCCAACGGTTTTGAAACTTTGGCGGCGCTGGCGGCAAAAGACTGTCAGTCCGAAGATCCAAAGAAGCATTACCTGGGCCCTTGGGATGGTGAACTGTACAGCCAGAAAATCAAAGTCTGGGTGGACAAAAACCGCAATGCGGTGGCGGATGCCGGTGAAGTCATCAGTCTGGCCGATGCGAAAGTGGCTGCGATCAATGCCTGCCACGTGGTTTATGCCAATGAAAAAGACAAGTACGGCAACAGCACTGAATTGCGCTCTCCGTTCCTTATGTTCAAACAGGGCGAATCAGATCTGGCGGAAGAGGAACTGCTGACCCGTCTGGCAACAGGTAAAGACAAAGACGGTCAGGATGTCGAGTTCCGTCTGATGGTGGATATTTTCTTTAAAGCGAAACCAGGCGTGATCCTGGAAAACATTGATACGACGGGCCTTCCGGCTGTAGGAGGTGCCCAGCTCGCACAAATTGTTCAGTAG